In Rhodobacteraceae bacterium LMO-JJ12, a single window of DNA contains:
- a CDS encoding cell division protein FtsL — translation MKGLLYVLTAVSVIGLAFWAYHENYRTQEALNKTEDLQRQIGLARERLSVLNAEWAYLNRPDRLRELADLNFERLALLPLSAEQFGRIDQVSYPVEKALDLSDSVDVSSDGEKP, via the coding sequence ATGAAAGGCCTTTTGTATGTGCTGACCGCTGTATCGGTCATCGGGCTGGCCTTTTGGGCCTATCACGAGAATTACCGCACTCAGGAAGCGCTGAACAAGACCGAAGACCTGCAACGCCAGATCGGTCTGGCGCGTGAGCGGCTGAGCGTTTTGAATGCCGAATGGGCGTATCTCAATCGCCCCGACAGGCTGCGCGAGTTGGCTGATCTGAACTTTGAACGGCTGGCGCTTTTGCCGCTTTCGGCAGAGCAGTTCGGGCGGATTGATCAGGTGTCGTATCCTGTTGAAAAGGCTTTGGATTTATCCGATTCTGTGGATGTGTCGAGCGATGGAGAGAAGCCATGA
- a CDS encoding penicillin-binding protein 2 codes for MIRTPLRPLARILDARAKGENPDAIERENLRKRHEDMRERSCARAEGRLLVLGVMFFLAFGVVGGRMALMAGTEPAEPRVRASEAEILTQRADIVDRRGRILATNFETHSLYAHPQNMIEPTRVARALVSIFPDLDEARLIKDFTGKRKFVWIKKKISPEQKQAVFDIGDPGLLFGPREMRLYPNGKLAAHVMGGASFGKEGVDAAEVIGVAGVEKTFDEYLRDPAREGQPLQLSIDMTVQAAAERVLYGGMRLMNAKGAAAVLMDVHTGEVISVVSLPDFDPNDRPRPPTEGAPDDSPLFNRAVQGVYELGSTFKIFTTAQAMELGLVNPSTMIDIRGPLRWGKHRIRDFHNYGKELSVTKVIVKSSNIGTARIAQMIGGKRQKEFLTALGLMERVPLEIVEARGSTPLTPLNWSEISTMTISYGHGISVSPLHLAAGYAAIANGGTKVEPTILKRNGPQYGPRVMSKQVAAASRDMLRQVVTDGTASFGDVPGYAVGGKTGSADKPKPNGGYYKGRLISTFASIFPAHDPKYVLIVTLDEPEIQSYGEMRRTAGWTAVPVAAEIINRVAPLLGLRPEVEPGQLAGITLTSN; via the coding sequence ATGATCCGCACGCCTCTGCGCCCGTTGGCGCGTATTCTGGACGCCCGTGCCAAGGGCGAAAACCCCGACGCAATTGAGCGCGAGAACCTGCGCAAACGCCACGAAGATATGCGCGAGCGTTCCTGTGCGCGCGCCGAGGGTCGGCTTTTGGTGCTGGGGGTAATGTTTTTCCTGGCCTTTGGCGTGGTGGGGGGGCGTATGGCGCTGATGGCGGGCACGGAACCGGCGGAGCCAAGGGTGCGCGCCAGCGAGGCCGAGATTCTCACCCAACGCGCCGATATTGTGGATCGCCGGGGGCGCATTCTGGCCACCAATTTCGAGACCCACAGTCTCTATGCCCATCCGCAGAACATGATCGAGCCGACCCGCGTGGCGCGTGCGCTGGTCTCGATCTTTCCCGATCTTGATGAGGCGCGGTTGATCAAGGATTTCACCGGCAAGCGCAAGTTCGTGTGGATCAAGAAGAAGATCAGCCCTGAGCAGAAACAGGCGGTTTTCGATATTGGCGATCCTGGCCTTTTGTTTGGCCCGCGCGAGATGCGCCTATACCCCAACGGCAAGCTGGCTGCGCATGTGATGGGGGGCGCGTCATTTGGCAAAGAGGGCGTGGACGCCGCCGAGGTGATTGGCGTTGCCGGGGTGGAAAAGACGTTTGACGAATATCTGCGCGATCCGGCGCGCGAAGGGCAGCCGTTGCAATTGTCGATCGACATGACGGTGCAGGCGGCCGCGGAACGGGTGCTTTATGGCGGCATGCGATTGATGAACGCCAAGGGCGCGGCGGCGGTTTTGATGGATGTGCATACCGGCGAGGTGATTTCGGTCGTCAGCCTTCCGGATTTCGACCCCAACGACCGCCCGCGCCCGCCAACCGAAGGCGCGCCGGACGACAGCCCGCTGTTTAACCGGGCTGTGCAGGGGGTTTATGAGCTGGGTTCGACCTTCAAGATCTTCACCACCGCGCAGGCGATGGAGTTGGGGCTGGTCAATCCTTCGACGATGATCGACATTCGTGGCCCGCTTAGGTGGGGCAAGCACCGGATTCGGGATTTTCACAATTATGGCAAGGAGTTGTCTGTTACCAAGGTGATCGTCAAAAGCTCGAATATTGGCACTGCGCGGATTGCCCAGATGATCGGAGGCAAGCGGCAGAAAGAGTTTCTGACAGCACTTGGTCTGATGGAGCGCGTGCCGTTGGAGATTGTCGAAGCGCGCGGCTCAACGCCGCTGACGCCGCTCAATTGGTCGGAGATTTCGACCATGACGATTTCTTATGGCCACGGTATTTCGGTAAGCCCTTTGCATCTGGCCGCTGGCTATGCGGCGATTGCCAATGGCGGAACGAAGGTTGAGCCGACAATTCTCAAGCGAAATGGGCCGCAATATGGACCGCGTGTGATGAGCAAACAGGTGGCTGCCGCATCGCGCGACATGCTGCGTCAGGTAGTGACCGATGGCACGGCGAGCTTTGGCGATGTGCCGGGTTATGCGGTGGGTGGCAAGACCGGCTCGGCGGACAAGCCCAAGCCGAATGGGGGTTATTACAAAGGCAGGTTGATTTCGACCTTTGCCTCGATCTTTCCGGCGCATGATCCGAAATATGTGTTGATCGTGACGCTGGATGAGCCGGAAATCCAGAGCTATGGCGAAATGCGCCGCACGGCGGGGTGGACGGCGGTGCCGGTCGCCGCGGAAATAATCAACCGGGTGGCACCGCTTTTGGGGCTGAGACCTGAGGTTGAGCCGGGGCAATTGGCTGGTATAACGCTGACATCAAATTAA